The following coding sequences are from one Devosia neptuniae window:
- a CDS encoding TfoX/Sxy family protein, translating into MSKQSEQTRHLAEHYVDQLSDWAKITTRPLFGAVALYRNEHVFAMAWQGALYFKVDADSRPEYDEAGSQALGYTTEGQDHALKSYWAVPADILEDDDSLREWAERAYQAALKSGRT; encoded by the coding sequence ATGTCGAAACAATCCGAACAGACCAGGCATCTTGCCGAGCACTATGTCGATCAGCTGTCGGATTGGGCCAAAATCACCACAAGGCCGCTGTTCGGTGCGGTGGCGCTCTATCGCAACGAGCATGTCTTTGCCATGGCCTGGCAGGGCGCGCTTTACTTCAAGGTCGATGCCGATTCACGCCCGGAATACGATGAAGCGGGTTCCCAAGCGCTCGGCTATACGACTGAGGGCCAGGATCACGCGCTCAAGTCCTACTGGGCCGTTCCCGCCGACATACTCGAAGATGACGACAGTCTCCGGGAGTGGGCAGAGCGTGCCTACCAAGCGGCGTTGAAGAGCGGGCGAACTTAA
- a CDS encoding Gfo/Idh/MocA family protein, with amino-acid sequence MTRKLRVGLIGAGIAQRHLAGYNWNKDLFEVPVLCSLDEDRGRQAVAEFGVGEYTSDVETLFARDDLDVIDICTPPDSHFALSKRAIEAGKHVICEKPLFGSIADVDAMSEIVGKTDRKFMPIFQYRYGTGLQKLKRLIELGLAGRPFLTTVETHWWRGPAYYEVPWRGKWASELGGGLLGHAIHAHDMLNYVHGACAEIFAHGATLVNKIEVEDTMTLSVKMANGSLAALSMTLGSRKEISRLRFCFSDMVAESILEPYTMGRDPWTFIAGTPEHQARIDAALAEHQVTEDGYTRQFELFHEAVMTGGEPPVTLEDARNSLALVTAAYHSQRTGQPSQLPITPAHPLYGSWLP; translated from the coding sequence ATGACCCGGAAACTGCGCGTCGGCCTGATTGGCGCCGGCATCGCCCAGCGGCACCTGGCCGGTTACAACTGGAACAAGGACCTGTTCGAGGTTCCCGTGCTCTGCTCCCTCGATGAGGATCGTGGGCGCCAGGCCGTCGCCGAATTTGGCGTTGGCGAATATACCAGCGATGTCGAAACCCTGTTCGCGCGGGACGATCTCGATGTCATCGACATCTGCACGCCGCCCGATTCCCACTTCGCGCTCTCAAAACGCGCCATTGAGGCGGGCAAGCATGTCATCTGCGAAAAGCCGCTTTTCGGTTCCATCGCCGATGTCGATGCGATGAGCGAAATCGTCGGCAAAACCGATCGCAAATTCATGCCGATCTTCCAGTATCGCTATGGCACCGGGTTGCAAAAACTCAAGCGGCTGATCGAACTGGGTCTGGCCGGAAGGCCGTTCCTCACCACGGTCGAAACACATTGGTGGCGGGGTCCGGCCTATTACGAAGTGCCGTGGCGCGGCAAATGGGCCAGCGAACTGGGCGGCGGGCTGCTCGGCCACGCCATTCACGCTCACGACATGCTCAATTATGTCCACGGCGCCTGTGCCGAGATTTTCGCTCATGGCGCGACCCTGGTGAACAAGATCGAGGTCGAGGACACTATGACCCTCTCGGTCAAGATGGCCAATGGCTCGCTCGCTGCCCTGTCCATGACTTTGGGGTCGCGCAAGGAAATCTCCCGCTTGCGCTTCTGTTTCAGCGACATGGTGGCCGAGAGTATTCTGGAGCCCTATACGATGGGCCGTGATCCCTGGACCTTCATCGCCGGCACGCCGGAGCATCAGGCCAGGATCGATGCAGCGCTCGCCGAGCACCAGGTCACCGAAGATGGCTATACAAGGCAGTTCGAGCTATTCCATGAGGCGGTCATGACTGGCGGGGAACCGCCTGTAACCCTCGAAGATGCGCGCAATTCGCTTGCTTTGGTTACCGCGGCGTATCATTCCCAGAGAACGGGCCAGCCGTCACAATTGCCAATCACGCCAGCGCATCCGCTCTATGGCTCCTGGCTCCCTTGA
- a CDS encoding ribonuclease activity regulator RraA, with amino-acid sequence MTGLSAETIAKLKTTNSATLSTLLLKRGLRNTAIRGVRPLRTDLEPMVGPALTVRYIPAREDIDGSEYSSSPDNFQRKAIDTIEAGHVLVLDCRSIPEIAGIGAVLMRRLIFRQVAGVVLDGGVRDSMDIAELGLPTFCTGAAAPANLVAHHASDMNQPIACGGVAVYPDDIMFGDAEAVIVIPRKWADEIADEAVAMDRQEEFLKLEIESGKPTVGVYPPNAETQERYKAWLASRA; translated from the coding sequence CACTGAGCACGCTGCTGCTCAAGCGCGGATTGCGCAACACCGCCATCCGCGGCGTGCGCCCTCTGCGGACCGATCTCGAACCCATGGTGGGACCGGCCCTGACGGTGCGTTATATCCCGGCCCGTGAGGACATCGACGGGTCCGAATACAGTTCCAGCCCGGACAATTTCCAGCGCAAGGCGATCGATACGATCGAGGCCGGCCATGTGCTGGTGCTCGACTGCCGCAGCATCCCCGAGATTGCGGGCATTGGTGCGGTACTGATGCGCCGGCTGATTTTCCGACAGGTCGCCGGCGTGGTGCTGGATGGCGGTGTGCGCGATTCCATGGACATTGCCGAACTGGGTCTGCCCACCTTCTGCACTGGTGCCGCCGCACCGGCAAACCTGGTCGCGCACCACGCCTCCGACATGAACCAGCCGATCGCTTGTGGTGGCGTTGCCGTCTATCCGGATGACATCATGTTCGGCGATGCCGAAGCCGTCATTGTTATCCCGCGCAAGTGGGCCGACGAGATCGCCGACGAGGCGGTGGCAATGGACCGGCAGGAAGAATTCCTCAAGCTCGAGATCGAGTCGGGCAAGCCGACCGTTGGCGTCTACCCTCCCAACGCCGAAACCCAGGAACGCTACAAGGCCTGGCTGGCAAGTCGCGCGTAG
- a CDS encoding carbohydrate ABC transporter permease, which translates to MSARVQLASAAGAILSLPARLIEPAMSGIQRGVGIKRMPWVFLLPNLVAVVLFALLPVFINIFYSVSGSDRLFPWDRPFVGGANYQSLLDCGNYLDPSTCSRDLFWRALGNTMVFVPVQVICMIAVALLTAICLNRDIIGRGFFRGIFFFPVMLSPVVVALTWQWILQRNGALNGLISAAGLTPVNWLVFPNTAFFWSVFVTVWAHMGFYTIILLAGLQAIPRDVYEAAKMDSASPWRVFTRITLPLLKPVMLVVFILAVIRSVQTFDELYVLTGGGPGSATMLMVQYIYEVGFATQPRNFGLAAAASLFLGLALLIFTGIQMRISRGGNND; encoded by the coding sequence ATGAGCGCAAGGGTTCAACTCGCCTCGGCCGCTGGCGCGATCCTGTCACTGCCGGCGCGCCTCATCGAGCCGGCAATGTCGGGTATCCAGCGCGGCGTCGGCATCAAGCGGATGCCCTGGGTCTTCCTGCTGCCCAACCTGGTTGCCGTCGTGCTGTTCGCCCTGCTGCCGGTATTCATCAACATCTTCTATTCGGTGAGCGGCAGCGACCGGCTGTTCCCCTGGGATCGTCCTTTTGTCGGCGGCGCCAATTACCAGAGCCTACTCGATTGCGGCAATTATCTTGATCCATCCACCTGCTCGCGCGATCTGTTCTGGCGGGCATTGGGCAATACGATGGTGTTCGTGCCGGTGCAGGTGATCTGCATGATTGCCGTCGCCCTGCTGACGGCGATCTGCCTGAACCGCGATATTATCGGCCGAGGGTTCTTCCGCGGCATCTTCTTTTTCCCCGTCATGCTGTCCCCCGTGGTGGTGGCGCTGACCTGGCAGTGGATCCTGCAGCGCAATGGGGCGCTGAACGGGCTGATTTCGGCCGCCGGTTTGACGCCGGTTAATTGGCTGGTCTTCCCCAATACGGCATTCTTCTGGTCGGTCTTCGTGACCGTCTGGGCCCATATGGGCTTCTACACGATCATTCTGCTGGCCGGGCTGCAGGCCATTCCACGCGATGTCTACGAGGCGGCCAAGATGGACTCTGCCTCCCCGTGGCGGGTGTTCACCCGGATCACGCTGCCGCTGCTCAAGCCGGTCATGCTGGTGGTTTTCATCCTGGCGGTGATCCGCTCGGTGCAGACTTTCGACGAACTCTATGTGCTGACCGGCGGCGGGCCCGGCTCGGCCACCATGCTGATGGTCCAGTATATCTACGAAGTCGGCTTCGCCACCCAGCCCCGCAATTTCGGCCTGGCTGCTGCCGCGTCGCTGTTCCTGGGACTGGCCTTGTTGATTTTCACCGGTATCCAAATGCGCATTTCGCGAGGTGGCAATAATGACTGA
- a CDS encoding ABC transporter ATP-binding protein, giving the protein MANLTLQNVKKSFGAVEVIPGVDLEIMDGEFVVFVGPSGCGKSTLLRLIAGLEDVSDGDIRIDNASVVDVPAADRGVAMVFQSYALYPHMTVRENLSFGLENIRMDKAEINRRVSDAARLLQIEQLLERRPKQLSGGQRQRVAIGRAITRDPKIFLFDEPLSNLDAELRVLMRVEITKLHERLGNTMIYVTHDQIEAMTMADKIVVLRKGIIEQVGAPLELYNHPRNLFVAGFIGSPRMNFVEGKASAASAGQVVFEAPGLPPLTLPGALAQPLASAPATLGIRPEDFVVSRDADSGWPVTVGVAEQYGANSYLHCTLAGEVPILVHEAGQSLAKRGDVLYLAPRESHWHLFDADGAAIERQA; this is encoded by the coding sequence ATGGCCAATCTCACGCTTCAAAATGTCAAGAAATCCTTCGGTGCCGTCGAAGTCATCCCCGGCGTTGACCTCGAGATCATGGATGGCGAATTCGTCGTTTTCGTCGGCCCTTCCGGGTGTGGAAAATCCACCCTGCTCCGGCTGATCGCTGGCCTTGAAGATGTCTCGGATGGCGACATCCGCATCGACAATGCCAGCGTCGTCGACGTACCCGCCGCCGACCGCGGCGTGGCCATGGTGTTTCAGTCCTACGCGCTTTATCCGCATATGACGGTGCGGGAAAATCTCAGCTTCGGGCTCGAGAACATCCGCATGGACAAGGCCGAAATCAACCGCCGCGTCTCCGATGCCGCCCGTCTGCTGCAGATCGAGCAATTGCTGGAACGGCGGCCAAAACAATTGTCGGGCGGACAACGCCAGCGCGTCGCGATCGGCCGGGCCATCACCCGCGATCCCAAGATATTCCTGTTCGACGAGCCGCTATCCAACCTCGATGCCGAACTGCGCGTGCTGATGCGGGTCGAGATTACCAAGCTGCATGAACGGCTGGGCAATACGATGATCTACGTGACGCACGATCAGATCGAGGCCATGACCATGGCCGACAAGATCGTCGTGCTGCGCAAGGGCATTATCGAACAGGTCGGCGCGCCGCTCGAACTCTACAACCATCCGCGCAATCTGTTTGTCGCGGGCTTTATCGGTTCCCCGCGCATGAACTTCGTCGAGGGCAAGGCCTCCGCCGCCTCCGCCGGGCAGGTGGTGTTCGAAGCGCCCGGCTTGCCGCCGCTGACCCTGCCGGGTGCCCTGGCACAGCCGCTGGCCAGCGCTCCGGCAACGCTGGGAATCCGGCCCGAGGATTTCGTGGTGTCCCGCGATGCGGATAGCGGCTGGCCGGTCACGGTCGGGGTCGCCGAGCAATATGGCGCCAATAGCTACCTGCACTGCACCCTGGCGGGCGAAGTGCCGATCCTGGTGCACGAAGCCGGGCAGAGCCTCGCCAAGCGCGGCGACGTGCTCTATCTGGCCCCGCGCGAAAGCCATTGGCACCTGTTCGATGCCGATGGGGCCGCCATTGAGCGCCAGGCATGA
- a CDS encoding nuclear transport factor 2 family protein, translating to MSTNLELIRSTYEGTSADNGRNLRAVLSADVEWTEAEGFPYAGTYVGPEAVIAGVFHRLQTEWTSYRAQVHTYLADGDRVAAFGVYSGTYNVTGKSMTSPFAHLYHLKDGKIMRMTQYVDTVLVSRALS from the coding sequence ATGAGCACCAATCTCGAGCTGATCCGAAGCACCTATGAAGGAACCTCGGCGGACAACGGCCGCAACCTGCGGGCCGTACTGTCCGCCGATGTCGAATGGACCGAGGCAGAGGGCTTTCCTTATGCGGGAACCTATGTCGGGCCGGAGGCAGTGATCGCCGGTGTATTCCACCGTCTTCAGACGGAATGGACGAGCTATCGCGCCCAAGTCCACACCTACCTTGCTGATGGCGATCGCGTTGCCGCGTTCGGCGTCTATTCCGGCACCTATAACGTAACCGGCAAATCCATGACCTCGCCCTTTGCCCATCTCTACCACCTCAAGGACGGCAAGATCATGCGCATGACCCAGTATGTCGACACCGTCCTGGTATCCCGCGCACTCAGCTAA
- a CDS encoding ABC transporter substrate-binding protein, whose product MKRTGLRTTTALALVIAAAPISLAYGQQITVWAGDTGSGGKIFAEMAKTFEAENPGVTVNVEEVSYQTLVESLPVQLEAGEGPDIAIITDLGGLSRFYQDITPYVDAAYFEQEWGQTLQWLRGGDATSTAIYGMPTTLTVNGAYVNLTLFEQAGVPVPAEGATWQEWAEATRQVAQATNTEFAMEMDRSGHRFASLAISYGAQLVDEAGHPVVDDGLRAAIEQFVAWHQDGTMPMDLWGAVGGATHRELFSDFLNANTVLYFGGSWTLAQMDSEVGDLFDWAVVPAPCGPSSCTVMPGGGAMTVFSHTQNAEIAGKLINFFAQPENLDHYISTEVEIPSAASQIANGVEYPTASARTSEALATFINQIPKMDAAAYRFQGWRYQRAMMNALTTRISQVLNNELTVDAAMERIKEDVNLAIQAAGGQP is encoded by the coding sequence TTGAAACGCACTGGATTGAGGACCACGACCGCGCTGGCTTTGGTAATTGCCGCCGCGCCGATTAGCCTTGCCTACGGGCAGCAGATCACTGTTTGGGCCGGGGATACCGGCAGCGGGGGCAAAATCTTCGCCGAGATGGCCAAGACGTTCGAGGCCGAGAATCCCGGCGTCACCGTCAATGTGGAGGAAGTGAGCTACCAAACGCTGGTGGAAAGCTTGCCGGTGCAGCTTGAGGCTGGCGAAGGGCCCGACATCGCCATCATCACCGACTTGGGTGGGCTGAGCCGCTTTTATCAGGACATCACACCCTATGTTGACGCGGCCTATTTCGAGCAGGAATGGGGCCAGACGCTGCAATGGCTGCGCGGCGGCGATGCGACGAGCACCGCCATCTACGGCATGCCGACGACGCTCACCGTCAACGGCGCCTATGTAAACCTGACCCTGTTCGAGCAGGCTGGCGTGCCGGTTCCCGCTGAGGGCGCAACCTGGCAGGAATGGGCCGAGGCCACGCGGCAGGTCGCACAGGCTACCAATACCGAATTTGCCATGGAGATGGACCGCTCAGGCCACCGCTTTGCCAGCCTTGCCATCAGCTATGGCGCGCAATTGGTCGATGAGGCGGGGCATCCCGTGGTCGACGATGGCCTGCGTGCCGCCATCGAGCAGTTCGTTGCCTGGCATCAGGACGGCACCATGCCGATGGACCTCTGGGGCGCCGTTGGCGGCGCGACGCACCGCGAGTTATTTTCCGATTTCCTAAATGCCAATACCGTTCTCTATTTCGGCGGCTCCTGGACGCTGGCGCAGATGGATAGCGAAGTCGGCGATCTGTTCGACTGGGCCGTGGTTCCGGCGCCCTGCGGGCCATCGTCCTGCACCGTCATGCCAGGTGGCGGCGCCATGACCGTGTTCTCCCACACCCAGAATGCCGAGATTGCGGGGAAACTGATCAACTTTTTTGCCCAGCCGGAAAACCTCGATCACTACATCTCAACCGAAGTCGAAATCCCCTCGGCGGCCTCGCAAATCGCCAATGGGGTGGAATATCCAACGGCCTCGGCACGTACCTCGGAGGCGCTGGCCACATTCATCAACCAGATTCCGAAGATGGATGCCGCCGCCTACCGCTTCCAGGGCTGGCGCTACCAGCGGGCGATGATGAACGCGCTGACCACCCGTATCAGCCAGGTGCTCAACAATGAGTTGACGGTGGATGCCGCGATGGAACGCATCAAGGAAGACGTCAATCTCGCCATTCAAGCGGCCGGCGGACAGCCCTGA
- a CDS encoding LysR family transcriptional regulator → MQAIRLNRLAYFSAVAETGSFTKAAERLGITKAVVSQQVSRLEEELQTSLLVRTTRRVEPTEAGRLLHARCVMIFGAVEDAISEIAQINSEPTGTLRIAAPSDYGAATIAPLIAAFTRKYPACNVELRLSDTKVDLIADHFDLSIRVGWLDDSSYQARRIGSFRQLLVASPELPQAGTAIVPEDLVSLPFIANASLKEPLVWRFTKNDFDPTTVRLRQSILTNSTPAAMAATLAGGGISVLPDFLAADHLQANRLVQLLPAWDLPAGGIYAVYPAARFRPPKVIAFVAMLSQHQQSNRSIAPPL, encoded by the coding sequence ATGCAGGCCATCAGACTCAACCGGCTCGCCTATTTCTCCGCCGTGGCCGAAACCGGCTCCTTCACCAAGGCGGCCGAGCGGCTGGGGATCACCAAAGCGGTGGTCAGCCAGCAGGTTAGCCGTCTCGAAGAAGAGCTGCAGACCAGCCTGCTGGTCAGGACCACCCGACGGGTCGAGCCAACCGAGGCCGGACGGCTGCTACACGCTCGATGCGTGATGATCTTCGGCGCGGTGGAAGACGCCATCAGCGAGATCGCGCAGATCAATTCTGAGCCCACCGGGACCCTGCGCATAGCGGCGCCGAGCGATTACGGCGCAGCAACGATTGCCCCGCTCATCGCCGCATTCACCCGGAAATATCCGGCCTGTAATGTCGAATTGCGGCTCTCCGATACCAAGGTCGATCTCATTGCCGATCATTTCGATCTGTCCATCCGCGTCGGCTGGCTGGACGATTCCAGTTATCAGGCCCGGCGTATCGGTTCGTTCCGGCAATTGCTGGTGGCCTCGCCCGAATTGCCGCAGGCGGGGACTGCAATCGTACCGGAGGATCTGGTCAGCCTGCCCTTCATTGCCAATGCGTCCCTCAAGGAGCCATTGGTTTGGCGCTTCACCAAGAATGACTTCGACCCCACAACGGTCAGGCTCCGCCAGAGCATCCTGACCAATTCCACGCCAGCCGCCATGGCCGCCACTCTGGCCGGCGGGGGCATATCAGTCTTGCCGGACTTTCTGGCCGCGGACCATTTGCAAGCCAATAGGCTGGTCCAACTCCTGCCGGCCTGGGATTTGCCGGCCGGCGGCATATATGCGGTCTATCCGGCGGCGCGCTTCCGGCCGCCCAAGGTCATCGCCTTCGTTGCCATGCTGTCACAGCATCAGCAAAGCAATCGCAGCATCGCGCCGCCTTTATAA
- a CDS encoding DsbA family protein produces MHITYLFDPLCGWCYGATGALEQISQLGGVTIQLSPTGLFAGEGARPMDQSFAAYAWQNDQRIARLTGQPFSETYRQQVLGAVGSTFDSAPSTLAIVAVGLQAPAQEMAALKALQQARYVDGRDNGSMDVVTDILAAAGFSDAADRLRAADQQLLAAYRTRIEAARADMTRFGANGVPALIIGKGDKRRLLPSGTLFGDPQILAAQLEAA; encoded by the coding sequence ATGCACATCACCTACCTGTTCGACCCCCTTTGCGGCTGGTGCTATGGCGCCACCGGTGCGCTTGAGCAAATCAGCCAACTGGGCGGGGTCACCATCCAATTGTCGCCCACCGGCCTGTTTGCCGGTGAAGGCGCCCGCCCGATGGATCAATCCTTCGCCGCCTATGCCTGGCAGAACGATCAACGCATCGCCCGTCTGACTGGGCAGCCTTTCAGCGAGACTTACCGCCAGCAGGTGCTTGGCGCGGTCGGCTCCACGTTCGACTCCGCGCCATCAACGTTGGCCATAGTCGCTGTGGGCCTGCAGGCGCCCGCCCAGGAAATGGCGGCGCTCAAGGCGCTCCAGCAGGCCCGCTATGTCGATGGCCGGGACAATGGGAGCATGGACGTTGTGACCGACATCCTCGCGGCTGCCGGTTTCAGCGATGCCGCTGATCGTCTTCGGGCAGCGGATCAGCAATTGCTGGCAGCCTACCGGACGCGGATCGAGGCTGCCCGTGCCGACATGACGCGTTTCGGCGCCAATGGTGTGCCGGCGTTGATCATTGGCAAAGGCGACAAACGTCGCCTGCTGCCCAGCGGCACTTTGTTTGGCGACCCGCAAATCCTGGCGGCTCAGCTCGAAGCTGCCTGA
- a CDS encoding FadR/GntR family transcriptional regulator, with translation MQKDRSYPRLQGNQRLYQVVARQIARLIEQNAADKSWRMPSERELAEELSVSRPVVREAVIALEMRGIVEVRGRAGIMVLPSRLSQVNFDLSVSDIGPGPFELLEARLAIESSAAALAAERATNYDILVLEECIAQMEQETEVVLLQEKGDRDFHMTIARMTNNAIIVSMIEALWAQRDESLMWKKLHEHIHAESVRPLWIGDHHAILSALRMRHPDAAYKAMARHIRNVTNELLEADERGRVVTE, from the coding sequence ATGCAAAAGGACCGGAGCTACCCGCGGCTGCAGGGCAATCAGCGGCTGTATCAGGTCGTTGCGCGCCAGATCGCCAGACTGATCGAGCAGAACGCTGCCGATAAATCCTGGCGCATGCCATCCGAGCGGGAACTGGCCGAAGAGCTTTCGGTCAGCCGCCCGGTGGTGCGCGAGGCGGTAATCGCGCTGGAAATGCGCGGCATCGTCGAAGTGCGCGGCCGGGCCGGGATCATGGTCCTGCCCAGCCGGCTGTCGCAGGTGAACTTCGACCTCTCCGTAAGCGACATCGGGCCCGGACCGTTCGAGCTGCTGGAGGCGCGCCTTGCCATCGAGTCGAGCGCAGCGGCGCTGGCCGCCGAGCGGGCGACCAATTACGATATTCTGGTGCTGGAAGAATGCATCGCCCAGATGGAGCAGGAAACCGAAGTGGTCCTGCTGCAGGAAAAGGGCGACCGGGACTTCCACATGACCATCGCCAGGATGACCAACAATGCCATCATCGTCTCGATGATCGAGGCGTTATGGGCGCAGCGCGATGAATCATTGATGTGGAAGAAGCTGCACGAGCACATCCACGCCGAAAGCGTGCGCCCGCTCTGGATCGGCGATCATCACGCGATCCTCTCGGCCTTGCGCATGCGCCACCCAGACGCCGCCTACAAGGCGATGGCCCGCCATATCCGCAACGTCACCAATGAACTGCTCGAAGCAGACGAACGCGGCCGCGTGGTCACGGAGTAG
- a CDS encoding carbohydrate ABC transporter permease encodes MTDLSEAKPTVSIVEFATRRRGRKRLDWTDWLTYLYLFLGLLVMFTPVLWVAISSLKTPANLTEFPPTLLPYAAQTVVVEGHNEPLPLFDVVGEDGQTRQLAQLRRVGIQAQMIDPANPQERIVVPVGNATPVRQLHLATENYTNLLSSSGGQMWRYLFNSLFITVVATIITLVMNSMAAFALSKYRFRGSNAALVSILATLMIPATVVLVPTYMIVAQLGLVGNLWGVILPTVATPTGVFLLRQYMLTIPDELIEAARMDHASEWRIFWRIILPLSSPALAVVAIFSILSRWNDFLLPLVVLTRRESYTLQLALASFQTEYGVRYEILLAMTTLTALPLAFAFIFLQRYITSGIASTGIK; translated from the coding sequence ATGACTGATCTCAGCGAAGCCAAACCGACAGTGTCGATCGTTGAATTCGCCACGCGCCGGCGCGGGCGCAAGCGGCTCGATTGGACCGACTGGCTGACCTATCTCTACCTGTTCCTCGGGCTGCTGGTGATGTTTACCCCAGTGCTGTGGGTGGCCATTTCTTCCCTCAAGACGCCGGCAAACCTGACCGAATTTCCGCCCACACTGCTGCCCTATGCGGCCCAGACGGTAGTGGTGGAAGGCCATAACGAGCCCCTGCCCTTGTTTGACGTGGTGGGCGAGGATGGCCAGACCCGCCAACTGGCGCAATTGCGCCGGGTCGGCATCCAGGCGCAGATGATCGATCCCGCCAATCCGCAGGAGCGGATCGTGGTGCCGGTGGGCAATGCGACGCCGGTCCGGCAATTGCACCTTGCCACCGAGAACTACACCAATCTGCTGAGCAGTTCCGGCGGGCAGATGTGGCGCTATCTGTTCAACAGTCTCTTCATCACGGTGGTGGCAACCATCATCACGCTGGTGATGAATTCCATGGCGGCCTTCGCCCTCTCCAAATACCGCTTCCGCGGCTCCAACGCGGCGCTGGTTTCGATCCTTGCCACCCTGATGATCCCGGCAACGGTGGTGCTGGTCCCCACCTATATGATCGTTGCCCAGCTTGGGCTGGTGGGAAATCTCTGGGGCGTCATCCTGCCCACTGTTGCCACCCCGACCGGCGTCTTCCTGTTGCGGCAATATATGCTGACCATCCCGGACGAATTGATCGAGGCGGCCCGCATGGACCACGCCAGCGAATGGCGCATCTTCTGGCGCATCATCCTGCCGCTGTCCTCCCCGGCCCTCGCGGTTGTCGCAATCTTCTCGATCCTGTCACGCTGGAACGACTTCCTGTTGCCACTGGTCGTGCTGACCCGGCGCGAGTCCTACACGCTGCAACTGGCCCTGGCCTCGTTTCAGACCGAATACGGCGTGCGCTATGAAATCCTGTTGGCGATGACGACGCTGACGGCCCTGCCGCTCGCCTTCGCCTTCATCTTCCTGCAACGCTACATCACCAGCGGCATTGCCTCGACCGGTATCAAGTAA
- a CDS encoding Gfo/Idh/MocA family protein, whose product MVRFAVVGIDHGHIFDHAKGLIKAGAEFVGYCPQTSIPSLVESFAQTYLDVPQIDRETLLADSSIDVICIAAIPKDRAGLAIRAMRAGKDVMVDKPGLTTYAQLEAVQQAVSETGRIFSICFTERHSVRSAVKAGKLVAEGAIGRVIQTLGTGPHRLGNSRPDWFWQHDAFGGIIVDIASHQIDQFLFYTGSDTAEIITSQVANFANPQAPQFEDFGDLLLRSDKASGYVRVDWFTPDGLPTWGDGRLTILGTEGYIELRKYVDIAGRDGKDHLFLVNEHGVEHIDCSNEELDYFASFAADVRDRTATAMSQHHVFEVCRLSLDAQSRAVNISSQPKG is encoded by the coding sequence ATGGTTAGATTTGCGGTCGTTGGCATCGACCACGGACATATTTTCGATCATGCCAAAGGGCTGATCAAGGCCGGCGCCGAGTTCGTTGGCTATTGCCCCCAAACTTCGATCCCAAGCCTGGTCGAGAGTTTTGCACAAACCTATCTGGATGTTCCCCAGATCGATCGCGAGACGCTCCTTGCCGATTCCAGCATCGACGTGATCTGCATTGCCGCCATTCCGAAAGACCGCGCGGGCCTCGCGATCCGGGCCATGCGTGCGGGCAAGGATGTCATGGTCGATAAGCCCGGCCTCACCACCTATGCCCAGCTCGAGGCGGTGCAGCAGGCCGTGAGCGAAACCGGGCGCATCTTCTCGATCTGCTTCACCGAGCGGCACAGCGTTCGCTCGGCGGTCAAGGCTGGCAAGCTGGTCGCGGAGGGCGCCATCGGCAGGGTCATCCAGACGCTGGGCACCGGGCCGCATCGCCTGGGCAATTCCCGGCCGGACTGGTTTTGGCAACATGACGCATTCGGCGGCATCATCGTCGACATCGCCTCCCACCAGATCGATCAGTTTCTGTTCTACACCGGCTCCGACACCGCGGAAATCATCACGTCGCAAGTCGCCAATTTCGCCAACCCGCAGGCGCCTCAATTCGAGGATTTCGGCGATCTGCTGCTGCGCAGCGACAAGGCTTCTGGCTATGTCCGCGTCGATTGGTTCACTCCCGACGGCCTGCCGACCTGGGGCGATGGCCGGCTGACCATATTGGGCACCGAGGGCTATATCGAGCTGCGCAAATATGTCGATATCGCCGGCCGCGACGGCAAGGATCACCTTTTCCTCGTCAACGAGCATGGCGTAGAACATATTGATTGCTCCAACGAAGAGCTCGACTACTTCGCCAGCTTTGCCGCCGATGTGCGTGATCGCACTGCCACCGCAATGTCGCAGCATCATGTCTTTGAGGTCTGCCGGCTGTCCCTCGATGCGCAGAGCCGGGCCGTCAACATTTCCTCCCAGCCTAAAGGATAG